From a single Ascaphus truei isolate aAscTru1 chromosome 2, aAscTru1.hap1, whole genome shotgun sequence genomic region:
- the LOC142488795 gene encoding zinc finger protein 862-like, with protein MLTSFTVRAVTCRSSTVLWRGKEANSCCVLIHILDISVEPPSAFQHPFAFQRPSSACTDFGFTYQPGRTNQPEPNICLPAPTVCLEPTSAKMSNKTRQTSLLMFFGDKNQGPSQRVNQTETVEDTPPDQDTPIATKLIHKRRIFQDSWLEDFTWLEYNKESDVASCIICSNVAHKTDVTPPTHIRHIFNAPFKLETFKYHVKSSLHIKFAKILSAQKNPESTPMGLCVKKMEKEMFQQMCVVFNSAYYIAKTNKPFSDIKDLLNYTRKLGVHVLEQYSNDKRCAEFVKFIAEKIRNDIVAEVKSSSFFSVLLDGSTDKSTTEQLIMYMKYCKDGCIKEKILSIVPLQIGTGQGYFDALQEELLKYGLHWRNC; from the exons ATGTTAACAAGCTTCACAGTCCGTGCTGTTACATGCCGATCTAGTACTGTACTCTGGAGGGGGAAGGAGGCAAATAGTTGCTGTGTTCTGATCCACATTTTAGATATCAGCGTGGAACCACCATCTGCCTTCCAGCACCCATTTGCCTTCCAACGCCCATCCTCTGCCTGCACTGATTTTGGCTTCAC GTATCAGCCTGGTCGCACCAATCAGCCTGAACCCAACATCTGCCTTCCAGCACCCACTGTCTGCCTGGAACCAACATCTGCAAAGATGAgcaacaagacaagacaaactTCACTCCTCATGTTTTTTGGAGATAAAAACCAGGGACCATCACAGCGTGTTAACCAAACAGAGACTGTAGAAGATACTCCTCCAGATCAAGACACTCCGATAGCAACAAAGTTAATCCATAAAAGAAGAATTTTTCAAGACAGTTGGCTCGAAGATTTCACATGGTTAGAATATAACAAGGAATCAGATGTTGCATCATGTATTATCTGTTCGAATGTTGCTCATAAGACTGACGTTACGCCGCCTACACACATACGACACATTTTCAATGCACCATTTAAATTAGAAACTTTCAAATATCATGTAAAGTCTTCTCTACATATCAAGTTTGCCAAAATTTTGAGTGCACAAAAAAATCCAGAAAGCACACCAATGGGGCTATGTGTAAAAAAGATGGAGAAGGAAATGTTTCAACAAATGTGTGTTGTTTTCAATTCTGCTTATTATATAGCTAAAACCAATAAACCATTCAGCGACATAAAAGATCTGTTAAATTATACACGCAAGCTTGGCGTTCATGTTCTCGAACAATATAGTAACGATAAGCGGTGTGCAGAATTTGTCAAATTTATTGCCGAAAAAATAAGAAATGACATTGTCGCTGAAGTTAAAAGTAGTTCATTCTTCAGTGTATTACTGGATGGTTCCACTGATAAATCAACAACAGAACAACTTATAATGTATATGAAATATTGTAAGGACGGCTGCATTAAGGAAAAAATTTTAAGCATAGTTCCATTACAAATTGGTACTGGCCAAGGATATTTTGATGCACTTCAAGAAGAGTTACTTAAATATGGTCTTCACTGGCGAAACTGTTAG